CCATGATAACGAATCTGCTTATCCGGGATATTATACGGTACAATTAGATAATCAGATAAAAGCAGAATTGACGACCACCGAGCGTGTGGGGTATCATCGGTATTCTTTTCCTAATCAGAGTACGCCTGTTATCCGATTTGATTTGGCCTTTCACCAGAACTGGGATAGTCCGACAGAAACCTATATCGAAGTGTTGGACGACTCTACATTGGTAGGCTACCGCTATTCGACGGGTTGGGCGAAGGTGCAACGTGTGTATTTTGCTGCCCGTACTTCCAAACCATTTAAAGATGCCATTCTATCGGGCCATGGTGTTCAATCGGCACAGATCAAGGCGGCAAAGACGGAAGAAAAGGGAACAGGTATTTCCGCACAGCTTGTTTTTGATGATCCGCAAAAGCAGATTGATATGAAAGTTGCGTTGTCGATGACTGATTACGAAAAAGCATTAGATGCGTTGAAAGAAATTGATGATTGGGACTTTGAACGCGTTAAGAATGAAGCTTCCGCAAAATGGGAACAGGAGTTACAGAAAGTGCAGGTATCGTCTGGCGATGAACAGTTAAAGCGGGTGTTTTATTCGGCTTTGTACCATACCAGTATCGCACCGGCATTGTTTTCGGATGCTGACGGCGGCTATAAAAATGCGCAGGGAGATGTGCTAAAAATGGCTGATGGTGGTCAGCGATATACCTTGTATTCATTGTGGGACACTTTCAGGGCGTTAAATCCGTTGTTTACCATCACACAACCCGAAAAATATACAGGTATGTTAAATAGCATGTTGGCCTTCTACGATGAAAACGGCTTGTTGCCAGTATGGGATTTAAGTACTTGGGAAACCAATACGATGACAGGTTATCATGCGATACCGGTAATAGCAGATGCTGTTTTGAAAGATTGGCCTGGTGTAGATGCCGAAAGAGCCTATGAGGCTATGTTAGCTTCCGCTTATCAGGAAGGTAGAGGAGTGCCGCACTATATCAAACATGGATATATGCCACAAGACAAGATGGGACATAGTGCGAGTGTGACCTTAGAATATGGTTACGACGATTGGTGTATCGCACAAGTAGCCAAGAAATTGGGTAAAACCGATGATTACGAAAAATTTAGTAAGCGAGCACAGGCCTATCAGCATATCTTTGATAAAGAAACCGGCTTTATGCGTGCGAAGAACAGTGATGGTGCTTTTGCTACGCCTTTCGACCCCTATCTTTCAGAGCATGATGAGATGAAAGCACAGTACGTAGAAGGAAATGCGTGGCAACACTCTTTCTTCGTGCCACATGATGTGAGAGGTTTAGCGAAGCTGTACGGAGGCCACGCGAAATTAAGTCAAAAGCTTGATTCATTATTTGCGATAAGTTCAGCGCTTACCGGAGAAAACACATCTCCTGATGTAAGTGGGTTGATAGGCCAATACGCACATGGCAATGAACCTAGTCATCATATCGCTTATATGTACAGTTTTTTGGGCGAACCTTGGAAGACACAGGAAAAAGTACGTCTCATAGTAGATTCTATGTACCATGATCAACCAGATGGTTATTCCGGCAATGAAGACTGCGGGCAGATGAGTGCTTGGGCCGTTTGGAGTATTGCGGGTTTATATCCTGCTAACCCTGCTAGTGGTGAATATATCATCGGCAGTCCTGCCGCAGACGAAGTAATATTTAGGCCAGGTGGAGGCAAAGAATTGAGATTTAGAGCAACCAATAATAGCAAAGAGAACATTTATATACAGGAAGTAAAATTTAATGGAAAAAAATACGATAAAGTATATTTTACACATGATGATATAATAAATGGTGGTGATATCGAGTTTATAATGGGTAACAGGCCCAATAAGAAATGGGGAAAGAAAAAAGCGGCTTGGCCTCAATCGGTAATTGATAGTGAATAATGATTTTTTTACATAAAATAATTAAGCAGGTACTAATAATTAGTGCCTGCTTATTTTTGTTGGCCTCATGTGCGCCGAAACTACGGGAACATGGTGGTGCTTCTTTCTATGCAGACAAGTTTAAGGGCAGGCGAACAGCGAATGGCGAAAAATTCAGGCAATACAAAATGACAGCCGCTCATAAGACTTTACCATTTGGAACGAAGG
This Olivibacter sp. SDN3 DNA region includes the following protein-coding sequences:
- a CDS encoding GH92 family glycosyl hydrolase encodes the protein MNKPIARLCFAALLTIPAMVSAQEKKLTDYVDPFIGTGGHGHTFPGAVVPFGMVQLSPDNGRSDWDWCSGYHYSDNHIAGFSHTHLSGTGIGDWLDISVMPLLYPLRDEAEDIKATFSHDNESAYPGYYTVQLDNQIKAELTTTERVGYHRYSFPNQSTPVIRFDLAFHQNWDSPTETYIEVLDDSTLVGYRYSTGWAKVQRVYFAARTSKPFKDAILSGHGVQSAQIKAAKTEEKGTGISAQLVFDDPQKQIDMKVALSMTDYEKALDALKEIDDWDFERVKNEASAKWEQELQKVQVSSGDEQLKRVFYSALYHTSIAPALFSDADGGYKNAQGDVLKMADGGQRYTLYSLWDTFRALNPLFTITQPEKYTGMLNSMLAFYDENGLLPVWDLSTWETNTMTGYHAIPVIADAVLKDWPGVDAERAYEAMLASAYQEGRGVPHYIKHGYMPQDKMGHSASVTLEYGYDDWCIAQVAKKLGKTDDYEKFSKRAQAYQHIFDKETGFMRAKNSDGAFATPFDPYLSEHDEMKAQYVEGNAWQHSFFVPHDVRGLAKLYGGHAKLSQKLDSLFAISSALTGENTSPDVSGLIGQYAHGNEPSHHIAYMYSFLGEPWKTQEKVRLIVDSMYHDQPDGYSGNEDCGQMSAWAVWSIAGLYPANPASGEYIIGSPAADEVIFRPGGGKELRFRATNNSKENIYIQEVKFNGKKYDKVYFTHDDIINGGDIEFIMGNRPNKKWGKKKAAWPQSVIDSE
- a CDS encoding septal ring lytic transglycosylase RlpA family protein, producing MIFLHKIIKQVLIISACLFLLASCAPKLREHGGASFYADKFKGRRTANGEKFRQYKMTAAHKTLPFGTKVRVKNLTNGRSVRVRINDRGPFVSGRIIDLSKKAARRLGMVQAGVAKVEISYRKKRKR